The following proteins are co-located in the Pyricularia oryzae 70-15 chromosome 1, whole genome shotgun sequence genome:
- a CDS encoding dienelactone hydrolase gives MLIKESHADVQTTVNGVESTMRIFVFHPTIPQYPNARFPGVVIFSEIYQVTGPVARFARQIAGQGYIVAAPSSYHDFTGPEPLAYDVPGTDQGNEWKIKKTLESYDEDSHNSVDYLLSLPTCTGLIGATGMCLGGHLALRASLDPRISACVAYFATDVHSRTLGPYESANTAYDAPANSNHTIDHFSKIKAEVAMIFGIKDTHVPDAGRDLIRRKLREAGTVFSFYEFAWAQHAFIRDELSKGRYDPAITKVCFEVLLELFGRTLKTDLGPRDATEQKVEHVC, from the exons ATGTTAATCAAGGAAAGCCACGCCGACGTGCAGACCACGGTCAATGGCGTCGAGTCCACTATGA GAATATTTGTGTTCCATCCCACGATCCCGCAGTATCCTAATGC CCGCTTCCCTGGAGTAGTAATCTTCAGCGAGATTTACCAGG TCACCGGTCCTGTGGCACGGTTCGCTCGGCAAATCGCTGGTCAGGGATACATTGTAGCGGCTCCAAGTAGCTATCATGACTTCACGGGGCCTGAGCCTTTGGCCTACGACGTACCTGGAACGGATCAAGGCAATGAGTGGAAAATCAAGAAG ACACTTGAGTCGTACGATGAAGACTCTCACAACTCGGTAGATTACCTCCTTAGCCTGCCTACTTGCACTGGCTTGATCGGGGCCACAGGAATGTGCCTTGGAGGCCATCTTGCACTCAGGGCTAGT TTGGACCCTCGCATCTCCGCCTGTGTTGCATACTTTGCCACGGATGTCCACTCAAGGACCCTCGGCCCCTACGAGAGCGCCAACACAGCATATGATGCCCCGGCCAACTCGAATCATACAATCGATCATTTCTCCAAGATCAAGGCCGAGGTTGCCATGATCTTTGGTATCAAGGATACGCATGTGCCTGATGCTGGTCGAGACTTAATCCGACGGAAGCTGCGCGAGGCCGGTACCGTGTTCAGTTTCTACGAGTTCGCCTGGGCGCAACACGCCTTTATTCGCGATGAGCTTAGTAAGGGTCGCTACGATCCGGCCATCACCAAGGTCTGCTTCGAGGTTCTGCTTGAGCTTTTTGGTCGCACTCTCAAGACAGACTTGGGCCCGCGGGATGCAACGGAGCAAAAGGTTGAACACGTCTGCTAA
- a CDS encoding hsp70-like protein has translation MAPAVGIDLGTTYSCVGIFRDDRIEIIANDQGNRTTPSFVAFTDTERLIGDAAKNQVAMNPHNTVFDAKRLIGRKFSDAEVQADMKHFPFKVVERSGKPVIEVEFKGESKQFTPEEISSMVLTKMRETAESYLGGTVNNAVVTVPAYFNDSQRQATKDAGLIAGLNVLRIINEPTAAAIAYGLDKKVEGERNVLIFDLGGGTFDVSLLTIEEGIFEVKSTAGDTHLGGEDFDNRLVTHFANEFKRKHKKDLTTNARALRRLRTACERAKRTLSSSAQTSIEIDSLYEGIDFYTSITRARFEELCQDLFRSTLQPVDRVLTDAKIDKAQVHEIVLVGGSTRIPRIQKLITDYFNGKEPNKSINPDEAVAYGAAVQAAILSGDTSSKSTNEILLLDVAPLSLGIETAGGMMTKLIPRNTTIPTKKSEVFSTFSDNQPGVLIQVYEGERQRTKDNNLLGKFELTGIPPAPRGVPQIEVTFDLDANGIMNVSAVEKGTGKTNQITITNDKGRLSKEDIERMLAEAEKFKEEDEAEAARVSAKNGLESYAYSLRNTLQDSKVDEKLDAADKEKLNAEINKIVSWLDESQQATKEEYEEHQKELEAVANPIMMKFYGAGGAPGGMPGAPGGAPGGFPGAGGAPGAGGDDGPTVEEVD, from the exons ATGGCGCCCGCTGTTGGTATCGACTTGGGTACAACCTACTCTTGCGTCGGAATCTTCCGTGACGACCGCATTGAG ATTATCGCCAATGACCAGGGTAACCGAACAACCCCGTCCTTCGTGGCGTTCACGGATACCGAGCGTCTGATCGGAGATGCGGCCAAGAACCAGGTCGCTATGAACCCCCACAACACCGTCTTCGACGCGAAGAGGTTGATTGGTCGCAAGTTCTCCGACGCTGAGGTCCAGGCCGACATGAAGCACTTCCCCTTCAAGGTCGTCGAGAGGTCTGGCAAGCCTGTCATTGAGGTCGAGTTCAAGGGAGAGTCAAAGCAGTTCACTCCTGAGGAGATCTCATCCATGGTCTTGACCAAGATGCGTGAGACTGCTGAGTCTTACCTTGGTGGCACCGTCAACAACGCTGTCGTCACCGTCCCCGCCTACTTCAACGACTCGCAGCGTCAGGCTACCAAGGATGCCGGTCTCATTGCTGGTCTGAACGTCCTCCGTATCATCAACGAGCCTactgccgccgccatcgcctACGGTCTTGACAAGAAGGTCGAGGGTGAGCGCAACGTGCTTATTTTCGATCTTGGTGGTGGTACTTTCGATGTGTCGCTCCTTACCATTGAGGAGGGTATCTTCGAGGTCAAGTCCACCGCTGGTGACACCCACTTGGGTGGTGAGGACTTTGACAACCGTTTGGTTACTCACTTCGCCAACGAGTTCAAGAGGAAGCACAAGAAG GATCTCACCACCAACGCCCGTGCCCTCCGTCGTCTGCGCACTGCTTGCGAGCGTGCGAAGCGCACTCTTTCTTCCTCTGCCCAGACCTCCATCGAGATCGACTCGCTGTACGAGGGTATTGACTTCTACACCTCGATCACTCGTGCCCGTTTCGAGGAGCTTTGCCAGGACCTGTTCCGCTCCACCCTGCAGCCTGTTGACCGTGTCTTGACCGATgccaagatcgacaaggCCCAGGTTCACGAGATCGTCTTGGTCGGCGGTTCCACCCGTATTCCCCGTATCCAGAAGCTCATTACCGACTACTTCAACGGCAAGGAGCCCAACAAGTCCATCAACCCTGACGAGGCTGTCGCCTACGGTGCTGCCGTCCAGGCTGCCATCCTTTCGGGTGACACCAGCTCCAAGTCCACCAACGAGATTCTGCTGCTCGACGTTGCACCGCTCTCGCTCGGTATCGAGACTGCTGGTGGTATGATGACCAAGCTCATTCCCCGTAACACCACCATCCCCACCAAGAAATCCGAGGTCTTCTCCACCTTCTCGGACAACCAGCCTGGTGTGCTTATCCAGGTCTACGAGGGTGAGCGCCAGCGCACCAAGGACAACAACCTGCTGGGCAAGTTCGAGCTTACCGGCATTCCCCCGGCTCCTCGCGGTGTTCCCCAGATCGAGGTTACCTTCGACCTGGACGCCAACGGAATCATGAACGTCTCCGCTGTTGAGAAGGGCACTGGCAAGACCAACCAGATTACCATCACCAACGACAAGGGCCGTCTTTCCAAGGAGGACATCGAGCGCATGCTTGCTGAGGCCGAGAAGTtcaaggaggaggatgaggctGAGGCCGCCCGTGTCTCTGCCAAGAACGGCCTTGAGTCGTACGCCTACTCCCTGCGTAACACCCTGCAGGACTCCAAGGTCGACGAGAAGCTTGATGCTGCCGACAAGGAGAAGCTCAACGCTGAGATCAACAAGATTGTCAGCTGGCTTGACGAGAGCCAGCAGGCTACCAAGGAGGAGTACGAGGAGCACCAGAAGGAGCTTGAGGCTGTTGCCAACCCCATCATGATGAAATTCTACGGTGCTGGTGGCGCTCCCGGTGGCATGCCCGGTGCACCCGGTGGTGCCCCTGGTGGCTTCCCTGGTGCCGGTGGTGCTCctggcgccggcggcgacgatggcCCCACTGTCGAGGAGGTCGACTAA
- a CDS encoding ribonuclease H2 subunit A, giving the protein MEDAQMVDDANIALETPPDNVFIPPSINETALVAGDTYTHFSPVPDSLLSPSPVPCVLGVDEAGRGPVLGPMVYGVFYLPIPLSDPLLRETHHFDDSKVLTPAVRSSLMESLCTPTLSQSAGSLNSTCGWAISSLSARDIGAGMMRPATSAAYNLNAQALDATVSLIQGVMDRGVNVAEIYVDTVGPPAAYQKKLERFFPTAKVTVSKKADSLYPCVSAASVCAKVTRDAALEVLYKNVLSEIAKAEGGEDEEIGWGSGYPSDARCVGWLKRNMHPVFGWGTECRFSWGTVKDMLEAAKSGNGAVRVDWPVEDDGESHRVTDFFIASTGSGGDSGGKEADELGAWFGTPADVEAF; this is encoded by the coding sequence ATGGAAGACGCACAAATGGTCGACGATGCCAACATCGCCCTCGAGACTCCGCCCGACAACGTCTTCATCCCACCATCAATAAATGAAACCGCCCTAGTCGCAGGAGACACATATACGCATTTTTCACCTGTACCAGACTCCCTCCTTTCACCATCACCCGTACCATGCGTTCTGGGCGTCGATGAGGCCGGCCGCGGCCCCGTCCTGGGCCCCATGGTCTACGGTGTCTTCTACCTGCCCATCCCGCTCTCCGACCCCTTGCTCCGGGAGACCCACCACTTTGACGACTCCAAGGTCCTGACGCCGGCTGTGCGCTCGAGCCTGATGGAGTCGCTGTGCACGCCGACGCTGTCGCAGTCCGCCGGGAGCCTCAACAGTACGTGCGGATGGGCGATATCGTCGCTGTCGGCACGCGACATCGGGGCGGGCATGATGCGCCCCGCCACGTCGGCGGCATACAACCTCAACGCACAGGCGCTGGACGCTACGGTATCTTTGATACAAGGCGTCATGGACAGGGGGGTCAACGTCGCCGAGATCTACGTTGACACGGTCGGTCCCCCGGCCgcgtaccaaaaaaagctGGAGCGGTTCTTCCCAACCGCAAAGGTCACGGTCTCCAAGAAGGCCGATAGCTTGTACCCCTGCGTCAGTGCCGCAAGTGTCTGTGCAAAGGTGACACGTGATGCGGCGCTCGAGGTACTGTACAAGAATGTCCTGTCCGAGATCGCAAAGGCCGAGGGgggcgaggatgaggagataGGGTGGGGTTCGGGCTACCCGTCAGATGCAAGATGTGTGGGATGGCTCAAGCGGAACATGCATCCTGTGTTTGGCTGGGGCACCGAATGCCGGTTCAGCTGGGGCACGGTTAAGGACATGCTAGAGGCCGCAAAATCTGGCAATGGCGCCGTCAGAGTCGACTGGCCGGTCGAGGACGATGGAGAGTCGCATCGCGTCACCGATTTCTTCATTGCCAGCACTGGTAGCGGTGGTGACTCCGGGGGGAAAGAGGCAGATGAGTTGGGGGCGTGGTTCGGCACGCCTGCCGATGTGGAGGCTTTTTGA